The following coding sequences lie in one Halomonas sp. 'Soap Lake #6' genomic window:
- a CDS encoding 1-acyl-sn-glycerol-3-phosphate acyltransferase — translation MTQHNNAPNADPANDPWADIRPYMDHEVKDVLARLSHDGELLDALTQFRLPRLAKWAPPVARGLAGYAVRREVKGVTTVRDFQMRIASYMERMIRTTTDAFDVAGLDKLDDHSAYLFIGNHRDISLDPAFVNYALYQAGRDTVRIAIGDNLLKKPYVTDLMRLNKSFIVPRSARGKRAMLAAYQQLSAYIRHSITTDHHSIWMAQREGRAKNGIDHTDPAIIKMLIMAKRNAERDIVFGEAIAELKLVPVSISYEYDPCDLQKAQELHDVATLGSYSKSEYEDIRSIVSGITGSKGRVQLKFGSPVSSDMATPGEVAAEIDRQVIGGYRLFPSHYLALEALGEAPELVARKAITRQDRERFNERIAKVPGNLRPYWLEQYANPVKHKAGRLTL, via the coding sequence ATGACTCAACACAACAACGCACCCAATGCTGACCCCGCTAATGACCCCTGGGCCGATATTCGGCCCTATATGGATCACGAGGTGAAAGACGTTCTTGCGCGTCTTTCCCATGATGGCGAACTACTCGATGCGCTGACGCAATTTCGCCTACCGCGTTTAGCCAAATGGGCACCACCTGTCGCACGCGGCCTAGCGGGTTACGCCGTGCGCCGTGAGGTAAAAGGCGTTACTACAGTGCGTGATTTTCAAATGCGCATTGCCAGCTACATGGAGCGGATGATTCGCACCACCACGGATGCTTTTGATGTAGCTGGGCTCGATAAGCTTGATGATCACAGTGCTTACTTATTTATCGGTAATCACCGCGATATATCGCTGGATCCTGCATTCGTTAATTACGCTCTGTACCAAGCAGGTCGGGATACCGTGCGCATCGCGATTGGCGACAACCTGCTGAAAAAGCCCTACGTTACTGATCTTATGCGGCTTAACAAAAGCTTTATTGTGCCGCGCAGCGCACGTGGCAAACGCGCCATGCTGGCAGCTTACCAGCAGTTGTCAGCTTACATTCGTCACTCTATCACCACTGACCATCACTCTATATGGATGGCCCAGCGGGAGGGGCGCGCCAAAAACGGTATTGACCATACCGACCCAGCCATCATCAAGATGCTGATCATGGCAAAGCGCAATGCAGAGCGCGATATAGTCTTTGGTGAGGCCATTGCAGAACTGAAGCTGGTACCCGTCTCTATCAGCTATGAGTACGACCCCTGCGATTTGCAAAAAGCCCAGGAGCTGCACGATGTCGCGACTCTAGGCAGCTACTCAAAAAGTGAGTATGAAGATATACGCTCAATTGTCTCGGGCATTACCGGCTCAAAAGGGCGTGTGCAGCTTAAGTTTGGCAGTCCAGTGAGTTCCGACATGGCTACTCCTGGGGAAGTGGCTGCAGAAATAGATCGGCAGGTGATTGGCGGCTACCGCTTATTCCCCAGTCACTACTTAGCTCTTGAGGCACTGGGCGAAGCCCCAGAGCTGGTAGCACGCAAAGCCATCACTCGGCAAGATAGAGAGCGTTTCAACGAACGTATAGCCAAGGTGCCTGGGAATCTCAGGCCTTATTGGCTTGAACAGTATGCCAACCCAGTCAAGCATAAAGCAGGGCGATTAACCCTTTAA
- a CDS encoding recombination-associated protein RdgC: protein MWFKHLHLYRLHGAPELDSSALASALDTHAAKPLGNADARRLGWTAPAGRLGSGQLLHEIQGHRLISALRQERLLPASVVKEEVDEKVADIEASEGRKVTRKEKTALKEQVTEALLPRAFVRSQKIDLWWDTRRHLIGVNASSRTRAEDILDLLRETLGSLKATPISSQMLPIRAMTTWLGDPASRPSDLQLGDQVELKAKGDDGVLKARQVDLDSDEIQQLLESGRQASKLAISLEGRLSFVLHDDLALKSLRFGDALIEEADHADDGDDALARLETDFILMAQALSDDVTRLLEWLGGEAQREPAAQQET, encoded by the coding sequence ATGTGGTTTAAGCACCTGCATTTATATCGCCTTCATGGCGCCCCTGAGCTAGACAGTTCAGCATTAGCAAGCGCACTAGATACCCATGCAGCCAAGCCCCTTGGAAATGCAGATGCCCGGCGCCTTGGCTGGACCGCGCCTGCAGGCCGTTTAGGTAGTGGCCAATTGCTGCACGAAATCCAGGGACATCGGCTGATTTCAGCATTGCGCCAGGAGCGCTTACTGCCCGCCTCAGTAGTTAAGGAAGAGGTTGATGAAAAAGTCGCTGATATTGAAGCCAGCGAAGGTCGTAAAGTAACGCGTAAAGAAAAAACTGCGCTTAAAGAGCAGGTAACTGAAGCTCTGCTGCCACGTGCATTTGTACGCAGCCAGAAAATTGACCTATGGTGGGACACTCGCCGCCATTTGATTGGCGTTAATGCAAGCTCTCGTACTCGTGCTGAAGATATTCTCGACTTGCTACGTGAAACCCTTGGCAGTTTAAAAGCCACGCCAATTTCATCACAAATGCTGCCCATACGCGCCATGACCACATGGCTTGGCGATCCTGCCAGCCGCCCAAGCGACTTACAGCTGGGTGATCAGGTCGAACTAAAAGCCAAAGGCGACGATGGTGTTTTGAAAGCTCGCCAAGTGGACTTAGATAGTGATGAAATTCAGCAACTACTCGAAAGTGGCCGCCAAGCAAGTAAACTCGCCATCAGCTTAGAAGGCCGCTTAAGCTTTGTACTCCACGATGATTTAGCCCTTAAGTCACTACGCTTTGGCGACGCTCTCATTGAAGAGGCTGACCATGCCGACGATGGTGATGACGCCCTGGCACGCCTGGAAACCGACTTTATTTTAATGGCACAGGCGCTATCTGACGACGTTACCCGCTTGTTAGAGTGGCTCGGCGGTGAAGCACAGCGGGAACCTGCTGCACAGCAAGAAACCTAA
- a CDS encoding acyl-CoA thioesterase, protein MSVSVAQSVSVTQVDMRVRGYHLDGYGHVNNARYLEFMEEGRWAFFDEHPRLIKQLHQAGQAFVVVNLNIDYRTAAVEGDDLRVFTGIVEVSERSAVCHHCIIRKDGTLVAEADLTFVLLDIQLNKAATIEGEVREALASLVVNKQAFSAQ, encoded by the coding sequence ATGTCTGTCTCAGTTGCACAGTCTGTCTCGGTTACACAGGTGGATATGCGAGTGCGTGGCTATCACTTAGATGGCTATGGTCATGTTAACAATGCACGCTATCTGGAGTTTATGGAGGAAGGGCGTTGGGCCTTTTTTGATGAGCACCCACGCCTGATTAAACAGCTACATCAGGCAGGGCAGGCATTCGTAGTCGTCAACTTAAATATTGATTACCGTACGGCGGCTGTGGAGGGAGATGACCTGCGCGTATTCACTGGTATTGTTGAGGTGAGTGAGCGCAGCGCAGTTTGCCATCATTGCATTATCCGTAAGGATGGTACTCTCGTCGCCGAGGCAGACCTCACCTTTGTGCTGCTAGACATACAGTTAAACAAGGCAGCCACTATCGAGGGGGAGGTGAGGGAGGCGCTTGCATCTCTTGTGGTTAACAAACAGGCATTTTCTGCACAATAA
- the gyrA gene encoding DNA gyrase subunit A, translating to MGDIAREILPVNIEDELKQSYLDYAMSVIIGRALPDVRDGLKPVHRRVLFAMHELGNDWNKPYKKSARVVGDVIGKYHPHGDSAVYDTIVRMAQHFSMRHVLVDGQGNFGSIDGDSAAAMRYTEVRMARLAHELLADLEKDTVDWVDNYDGTERIPAVMPTKVPNLLINGSSGIAVGMATNIPPHNMREVIDGCLALIDDYTLTVDDLMQYIPGPDFPTGGIINGRAGILDAYRTGRGRIYVRACHTIEHDDKSGRDHIIISELPYQVNKARLIEKIAELVKEKKIEGIAELRDESDKDGLRVVIEVKRGESGEVVVNNLFAQTQLQNVFGINMVALENGQPRTLNLKEMLEAFIRHRREVVTRRTLFELRKARERGHLLEGLAVAISNIDEVIELIKASPNAAEAREKLLAKIWQPGQVTAMLERAGATSCKPEDLDEGFGLNPSATEYRLSPAQAQAILELRLHRLTGLETEKLLDEYLTILEKIAEFTAILASPERLMEVIREELHAVREQFGDDRRTEIQASHLDLSIEDLITEEDMVVTVSRSGYAKTQPLSDYQAQRRGGRGKSATAMKDEDVIEHLLVASTHDTVLLFSNRGKVYWLKVYEMPNASRGSRGKPLVNMLPLEEGESVNAILPVRDYDPEHYIFFATANGTVKRTSLEQFSRPRSVGLIAIDLEESDRLVGAAITSGSDHAMLLSSNGKAIRFEEGNVRAMGRTARGVRGMRLADNAEVISLIIPKSQQIDAEADTEADADVQAEVQEQARSEGQIYILTASENGYGKRTRLEEFPLRGRGGQGVIAMQTSERNGALVAAMQVYDSDEMMLITDRGTLVRTRVEEVSTTSRNTQGVMLIRLGKEEKLVKTVRVDEPVESDFEALEEGESSEVENGAQEPGIDDTSL from the coding sequence ATGGGTGACATCGCCAGAGAAATCTTGCCCGTCAATATTGAAGACGAGCTCAAACAGTCGTACCTCGACTATGCGATGAGTGTCATTATCGGTCGCGCACTCCCTGATGTGCGTGACGGTCTTAAACCGGTTCACCGGCGCGTGCTGTTTGCCATGCATGAACTGGGTAATGACTGGAATAAACCGTACAAGAAGTCGGCGCGTGTCGTCGGCGATGTCATCGGTAAATACCACCCGCACGGTGACAGTGCGGTTTATGACACTATCGTCCGTATGGCCCAGCACTTCTCCATGCGCCATGTACTGGTCGATGGCCAAGGTAACTTTGGCTCCATCGATGGCGATAGTGCAGCCGCAATGCGTTACACAGAGGTGCGCATGGCGCGCCTTGCGCACGAGCTTTTGGCGGATCTTGAAAAAGATACCGTCGACTGGGTAGACAACTACGACGGCACTGAACGTATTCCTGCGGTCATGCCGACGAAGGTCCCCAACCTGTTGATTAACGGGTCATCGGGTATTGCGGTGGGCATGGCCACCAATATTCCACCGCACAACATGCGGGAGGTAATCGATGGGTGTCTGGCGTTAATCGATGATTATACGCTCACCGTTGATGACCTCATGCAGTACATCCCCGGGCCTGATTTCCCCACCGGCGGCATTATTAATGGTCGTGCAGGTATTTTAGATGCTTACCGCACCGGGCGTGGGCGTATTTATGTACGTGCCTGCCATACCATCGAACATGATGATAAGAGTGGTCGGGATCACATCATTATCTCTGAGCTGCCTTATCAAGTGAATAAAGCGCGGTTGATTGAAAAAATCGCTGAGCTGGTTAAAGAGAAGAAGATTGAAGGCATCGCTGAGCTACGCGATGAGTCTGATAAAGATGGCTTGCGTGTGGTGATTGAGGTCAAGCGCGGTGAGTCTGGCGAGGTGGTGGTTAATAACCTGTTTGCCCAAACACAGCTGCAAAATGTGTTTGGTATCAATATGGTTGCCTTGGAAAATGGCCAGCCGCGTACGCTCAACCTTAAAGAGATGCTCGAAGCCTTTATTCGCCACCGTCGTGAAGTGGTCACCCGCCGCACGTTGTTTGAGTTGAGGAAAGCTCGCGAGCGTGGTCATTTGTTAGAAGGCTTGGCAGTTGCCATCTCTAACATCGATGAAGTCATTGAGCTAATCAAAGCCTCCCCTAATGCGGCAGAAGCCCGTGAGAAGTTATTAGCGAAAATCTGGCAGCCAGGGCAGGTCACTGCAATGCTAGAGCGTGCTGGCGCGACTTCTTGCAAGCCTGAAGATCTCGATGAAGGGTTTGGCCTTAACCCGTCAGCAACTGAGTATCGTTTGTCGCCTGCCCAGGCTCAGGCGATTCTTGAGCTTCGCCTGCATCGTTTAACCGGTCTTGAGACCGAAAAACTGCTGGATGAATACCTTACGATTCTAGAGAAAATTGCTGAGTTCACGGCAATTTTGGCTTCTCCTGAGCGTTTGATGGAAGTGATTCGTGAAGAACTGCACGCTGTGCGCGAGCAGTTTGGCGATGACCGTCGGACTGAAATTCAAGCCAGCCACTTGGATCTTTCTATTGAAGATCTGATTACCGAAGAGGATATGGTGGTGACCGTATCCCGCTCTGGCTACGCGAAGACTCAGCCGTTGTCAGACTATCAGGCTCAGCGCCGTGGTGGCCGTGGCAAGTCAGCCACTGCCATGAAAGACGAAGATGTCATTGAGCACTTATTGGTGGCATCTACCCACGATACCGTGTTGCTATTCTCGAATCGTGGCAAGGTTTACTGGCTGAAGGTTTATGAAATGCCCAATGCGAGCCGTGGCTCGCGTGGTAAGCCGCTGGTGAATATGTTGCCGCTTGAAGAGGGTGAGTCAGTCAACGCTATTCTACCTGTGCGCGATTACGACCCAGAGCACTATATCTTCTTCGCTACGGCAAACGGCACTGTTAAACGCACTAGCCTTGAGCAGTTTTCACGTCCGCGTAGCGTTGGTTTGATTGCCATTGACCTCGAGGAGAGCGACCGCTTAGTAGGGGCTGCCATTACTTCAGGTTCAGATCACGCCATGCTGCTCTCATCGAATGGCAAAGCGATTCGCTTTGAAGAGGGCAATGTGCGGGCGATGGGGCGTACGGCACGTGGTGTTCGTGGTATGCGCTTGGCGGATAACGCCGAAGTAATCAGCCTGATTATTCCTAAGAGCCAGCAGATTGACGCTGAAGCGGATACAGAAGCTGATGCCGATGTGCAGGCTGAAGTGCAAGAACAAGCCCGGTCAGAAGGTCAGATCTATATCTTGACCGCCAGTGAGAATGGCTACGGCAAGCGTACTCGCTTAGAGGAGTTCCCGCTGCGTGGTCGTGGTGGTCAGGGTGTCATTGCCATGCAAACCAGCGAGCGTAATGGTGCGTTGGTAGCTGCTATGCAGGTTTATGATAGTGATGAAATGATGCTGATTACTGATCGCGGCACCTTGGTGCGTACCCGCGTAGAAGAAGTGTCCACCACATCACGAAACACTCAGGGTGTGATGCTGATTCGTTTAGGTAAAGAAGAGAAACTCGTAAAAACCGTTCGCGTTGATGAGCCAGTAGAAAGCGACTTTGAGGCGCTTGAAGAAGGCGAGTCAAGTGAAGTTGAAAATGGCGCACAGGAACCGGGTATCGATGACACGTCATTATAA
- the serC gene encoding 3-phosphoserine/phosphohydroxythreonine transaminase codes for MTRHYNFCAGPAALPAAVLERARSELLDFHGRGLSVMEMSHRSDDFIAIAERAEADLRELLSIPSNYKVLFLQGGASMQFAMLPMNLLGKGGSANFIQTGIWGKKALSEAKRLGYSCHLAGSSEANGHVAVPEQHALALSSDAAYLHYTSNETIGGLEFNYTPQAQCANGSVVPLVCDMSSNILSGPINVADFGVIYAGAQKNIGPAGLTLVIVRDDLLGHALPGTPSLFDYQLLAEAGSMVNTPPTYAWYLAGLVFQWLKDDMGGLGAMDVLNQRKADKLYAAIDASGFYSNPVALPNRSRMNVPFVLADAALDKVFLKEADAAGLLNLQGHRSVGGMRASLYNAVTEDAVDALIAFMADFEQRRG; via the coding sequence ATGACACGTCATTATAACTTTTGTGCAGGGCCTGCGGCCCTGCCAGCTGCCGTGCTTGAGCGCGCGCGCAGTGAGCTGCTGGACTTTCATGGGCGTGGTTTGTCCGTAATGGAGATGAGTCATCGTAGCGATGACTTCATTGCTATTGCTGAGCGCGCTGAAGCCGACTTGCGAGAGTTGCTGAGTATCCCCAGTAACTACAAGGTGTTGTTCCTCCAGGGTGGGGCCAGCATGCAATTCGCTATGCTGCCCATGAACCTGTTGGGTAAAGGGGGGAGTGCTAATTTTATCCAAACCGGTATTTGGGGTAAAAAAGCACTCAGTGAAGCTAAGCGATTAGGCTATAGCTGCCATTTGGCTGGCTCCAGCGAGGCTAATGGCCACGTAGCGGTTCCTGAACAGCATGCGCTAGCGTTAAGCAGTGATGCGGCCTATCTGCACTATACGTCGAATGAGACGATTGGTGGCTTAGAGTTTAATTATACGCCGCAAGCTCAGTGTGCAAATGGCTCTGTGGTGCCGCTGGTCTGCGATATGTCGTCGAACATTCTTTCTGGCCCGATTAACGTCGCTGATTTTGGCGTTATCTATGCCGGTGCCCAAAAGAATATCGGCCCTGCAGGCTTAACATTGGTTATCGTGCGTGATGACTTGCTTGGTCATGCTTTGCCTGGCACGCCCTCTCTATTCGATTACCAGTTGCTTGCAGAAGCCGGTTCTATGGTGAATACGCCGCCTACCTATGCATGGTATTTGGCAGGGCTTGTATTCCAATGGCTAAAGGATGACATGGGTGGCCTTGGCGCAATGGATGTCCTTAATCAGCGCAAAGCGGATAAGCTTTACGCAGCGATTGATGCCAGCGGCTTTTACAGCAATCCCGTTGCGCTTCCTAACCGCTCACGTATGAATGTGCCTTTTGTGTTAGCAGATGCTGCGTTAGATAAAGTGTTCTTAAAAGAAGCTGATGCCGCGGGGCTGCTGAACTTGCAAGGTCATCGCAGCGTTGGTGGTATGCGTGCCAGCTTATATAACGCCGTGACTGAAGACGCGGTCGATGCGTTAATCGCCTTTATGGCGGATTTTGAACAACGAAGGGGCTAA
- the pheA gene encoding prephenate dehydratase: MSDTPIVLDELRQRIDQLDGDILRLISERASCAQQVAQVKLAHDKDAVFYRPEREAQVLRRIMALNSGPLDAEEMARLFREIMSACLALEQPIKVAYLGPEGTFTQQAALKHFGESAVSLPMAAIDEVFREVEAGAVNYGVVPVENSTEGVVNHTLDTFMDSSIKICGEVVLRIHHHLLISETTRKDKVSRIYSHPQSFGQCRKWLDAHYPHAERVPVSSNAEAAKLIKTEWHSAAIAGDMAAKLYGLERIADKIEDRPDNSTRFLIIGNQDVPMSGEDKTSIVVAMRNQPGALHDLLEPFHRHKIDLTRIETRPSRTGAWNYVFFIDFRGHRDEPQVAAVLEEVKLRASELRVLGSYPQGVL; this comes from the coding sequence ATGTCCGATACGCCGATTGTTTTGGACGAATTACGTCAACGTATCGACCAGCTGGATGGCGATATTCTGCGCTTGATTAGTGAGCGAGCGAGCTGTGCCCAGCAGGTTGCCCAGGTTAAGCTTGCCCACGATAAAGATGCGGTGTTTTACCGGCCCGAGCGCGAAGCGCAGGTGCTGCGCCGCATTATGGCGCTTAACTCAGGCCCGCTGGATGCAGAAGAAATGGCGCGGCTATTTCGTGAAATCATGTCGGCGTGTCTCGCCCTTGAGCAGCCTATTAAAGTTGCTTATCTCGGCCCTGAGGGCACTTTTACTCAGCAAGCGGCGCTTAAACACTTTGGTGAAAGTGCGGTTAGCCTGCCGATGGCTGCCATTGATGAAGTGTTCCGTGAAGTTGAAGCTGGGGCAGTGAACTACGGTGTAGTCCCCGTTGAAAACTCGACTGAAGGTGTCGTTAACCATACCCTCGATACCTTTATGGATTCTTCAATCAAGATTTGTGGTGAAGTGGTACTGCGTATACACCACCACTTGTTGATTAGCGAAACAACGCGCAAAGATAAAGTGTCGCGGATTTATTCTCACCCACAATCATTCGGGCAATGCCGTAAGTGGTTGGATGCGCATTATCCCCATGCCGAGCGGGTGCCGGTTTCGTCAAATGCGGAAGCCGCGAAGCTTATCAAAACGGAGTGGCACAGCGCCGCCATTGCCGGTGATATGGCTGCTAAGCTATATGGGCTTGAGCGTATTGCCGACAAGATTGAAGACCGTCCAGATAACTCGACGCGTTTCTTGATCATAGGTAATCAAGATGTGCCTATGTCAGGTGAGGATAAAACCTCGATAGTGGTTGCTATGCGCAACCAGCCAGGGGCATTGCACGATTTGTTAGAGCCTTTCCATCGCCACAAAATCGATTTAACACGTATTGAGACACGTCCTTCGCGCACAGGTGCCTGGAACTACGTGTTCTTTATCGACTTCAGAGGTCATCGTGACGAGCCTCAAGTGGCGGCGGTGCTGGAAGAGGTCAAACTGCGTGCCTCTGAGTTACGGGTACTGGGCTCTTACCCCCAGGGCGTGCTGTGA
- a CDS encoding bifunctional prephenate dehydrogenase/3-phosphoshikimate 1-carboxyvinyltransferase codes for MVCHEPRLLIVGLGLIGGSLAAALRASGFKGQITACDPNASEVALGVEMGLINAGGTQLSPLLDGVSMVVLAVPVLAMERVMQELSEGLSAATTNVVITDVGSTKATIRECAERVFGCVPPNMVLGHPIAGSEKSGVAAANPTLYANHKVILTPEPNVNAEALARVKVLWQACGAEVLQMSVGRHDQVLARTSHLPHLLAFSLVDTLARQDERLDIFRYAAGGFRDFTRIAGSDPVMWRDIFIANRDAVLSSLDDFEAGLARLRQAVESGDSDALIATFDRASHARHYFDTLLNKTSYQAEYHMQPQGKVTYRVSPGGQAQGRLRVPGDKSMSHRSIMLGALAEGVTEVKGFLEGEDSLATLQAFREMGVAIEGPHQGRVTIHGVGMHGLKAPAGPLYVGNSGTAMRLFAGLLAGQAFDSELTGDESLTKRPMGRVADPLRLMGATIETAEGGRPPLSIKGGAPLKGIFYDMPMASAQVKSCLLLAGLYAEGETRVREPAPTRDHTERMLNGFGYVVSREGDTCWLQGGGKLTAGPIDVPSDISSATFFLVAAAITPGADITLEHVGINPTRIGVINILTLMGADLVLENEREVGGEPVADIRIRYVPLKGIDIPVDQVPLAIDEFPALFIAAANAQGTTRLRGAEELRVKESDRIQAMADGLAVLGVEHTVVEDGIDIVGNGNDQVPSYGGGRIDSLGDHRIAMSFAIAALRASDAIVIDDCANVATSFPDFVALAQRIGMDVSVESANDV; via the coding sequence GTGGTATGTCATGAGCCGCGATTACTCATTGTAGGGCTTGGTCTGATAGGTGGCTCCTTGGCTGCGGCGCTTCGTGCATCGGGCTTTAAGGGGCAGATTACTGCCTGCGACCCAAACGCAAGCGAAGTGGCCCTTGGCGTGGAAATGGGGCTGATCAACGCTGGTGGTACACAGCTTTCTCCGCTACTTGATGGTGTTTCCATGGTGGTGCTGGCAGTGCCAGTGCTTGCCATGGAGAGAGTCATGCAGGAGTTGTCAGAAGGGCTTTCTGCTGCGACCACTAACGTCGTGATCACCGATGTTGGAAGTACTAAAGCGACCATTCGTGAGTGCGCGGAACGAGTATTTGGCTGTGTTCCACCTAATATGGTACTTGGCCATCCTATTGCAGGCTCTGAAAAAAGTGGTGTAGCGGCGGCTAACCCGACACTTTACGCTAACCATAAAGTCATTCTTACCCCTGAGCCCAACGTTAATGCCGAGGCGTTGGCGCGGGTAAAGGTATTATGGCAGGCCTGTGGTGCTGAGGTACTGCAGATGAGTGTTGGGCGACATGATCAGGTGTTGGCGCGTACCAGTCATCTACCTCATTTGCTGGCCTTTTCCCTGGTCGATACGCTTGCCCGGCAGGATGAGCGGTTAGATATTTTTCGCTACGCAGCCGGTGGTTTTCGCGATTTTACCCGTATTGCCGGTAGCGACCCGGTGATGTGGCGGGACATATTTATTGCCAACCGTGATGCTGTTTTGTCCTCTTTGGATGATTTTGAGGCGGGCTTGGCACGGCTGCGGCAGGCTGTTGAGAGTGGTGATAGCGATGCTCTCATTGCCACTTTTGATCGTGCCAGCCATGCGCGGCACTATTTTGATACGTTACTGAACAAAACTAGTTATCAGGCGGAGTATCACATGCAACCACAGGGTAAGGTTACCTATCGGGTGAGTCCCGGTGGCCAGGCGCAAGGTCGCTTGCGCGTTCCGGGCGATAAATCCATGTCTCACCGTTCTATTATGCTGGGTGCTTTGGCAGAGGGTGTGACCGAGGTAAAAGGGTTTCTTGAAGGTGAAGATAGCCTGGCAACACTGCAGGCATTCCGCGAGATGGGAGTCGCCATTGAAGGCCCGCATCAGGGGCGAGTGACTATCCATGGCGTGGGAATGCATGGTCTCAAAGCGCCAGCTGGTCCGCTTTACGTGGGTAATTCCGGTACTGCTATGCGCTTGTTCGCGGGCTTGTTGGCAGGTCAGGCGTTTGATAGCGAGTTAACGGGCGATGAGTCTCTGACTAAGCGGCCTATGGGGCGTGTGGCTGATCCGCTGCGCTTGATGGGGGCTACCATCGAGACTGCGGAGGGAGGGCGCCCGCCACTTAGCATCAAGGGTGGCGCACCGCTAAAGGGTATTTTTTACGATATGCCGATGGCTAGTGCCCAGGTGAAATCTTGCCTGCTCCTGGCAGGTTTGTACGCCGAGGGTGAGACCCGGGTGCGTGAGCCGGCGCCTACTCGTGACCATACCGAGCGTATGTTAAACGGCTTTGGTTATGTAGTGTCCCGTGAAGGTGATACTTGCTGGTTGCAGGGAGGGGGTAAGCTCACAGCAGGCCCTATTGATGTACCTTCGGATATTTCTTCCGCCACCTTCTTTTTGGTGGCAGCAGCCATTACTCCGGGGGCTGATATCACGTTAGAGCACGTAGGTATTAACCCCACTCGTATTGGCGTGATTAATATTCTTACGTTGATGGGCGCAGATTTAGTACTAGAGAATGAGCGCGAAGTTGGCGGTGAACCGGTAGCGGATATTCGCATTCGCTATGTGCCTCTGAAAGGCATTGATATTCCGGTTGATCAGGTGCCGTTAGCTATTGACGAGTTTCCAGCACTGTTTATCGCCGCCGCTAATGCTCAAGGCACTACTCGCCTGCGCGGGGCTGAAGAGCTGCGTGTTAAAGAGTCGGATCGCATTCAGGCAATGGCTGATGGTCTGGCGGTTTTGGGTGTGGAGCATACGGTTGTCGAAGATGGTATCGACATTGTCGGTAACGGTAACGATCAAGTGCCCAGCTATGGTGGCGGCCGGATTGATAGCCTGGGGGATCACCGTATTGCCATGTCATTTGCTATCGCAGCGCTGAGGGCCAGTGACGCGATTGTGATCGATGATTGTGCCAATGTAGCCACCTCATTCCCTGATTTTGTTGCGCTAGCTCAGCGTATAGGAATGGATGTTAGTGTGGAGAGTGCCAATGACGTTTGA
- the cmk gene encoding (d)CMP kinase, whose translation MTFDVPVLTIDGPGGAGKGTISSLIAERLGWHLLDSGALYRLTAHAAVKHGVALDNEAALAELAAQLDVAFPVEDGQPRTLLEGEDVSQAIRTEQAGERASQVAALPAVREALFQRQRDFCRLPGLVADGRDMGTVVFPEAQLKIFLTASAEERAHRRYQQLQEAGVDASLSSLLKEIQARDARDTQRSVAPLKPADDAITLDTTCLSIPEVVDRLTDLLAQRGMANGI comes from the coding sequence ATGACGTTTGACGTGCCAGTACTGACTATTGATGGCCCTGGTGGGGCGGGGAAAGGGACGATTAGCAGCTTAATCGCAGAGCGTTTGGGTTGGCATCTGCTGGATAGCGGTGCGCTCTACCGGCTTACCGCTCACGCTGCAGTAAAGCATGGTGTTGCCTTAGATAATGAAGCGGCACTAGCGGAACTGGCTGCACAGCTGGATGTGGCTTTCCCTGTTGAAGACGGGCAACCTCGCACACTATTGGAAGGCGAGGATGTTTCCCAAGCTATCCGCACGGAACAGGCTGGTGAGCGGGCTTCTCAGGTGGCGGCGCTACCCGCGGTGCGCGAAGCGCTATTTCAGCGCCAGCGGGATTTCTGCAGACTGCCTGGCTTAGTAGCCGACGGGCGGGATATGGGAACAGTGGTGTTCCCAGAGGCTCAGTTAAAGATTTTTCTGACAGCAAGTGCGGAAGAACGGGCCCATCGTCGGTATCAACAGTTGCAGGAAGCCGGGGTGGATGCTAGTCTTTCGAGTCTTTTGAAGGAGATTCAGGCGCGCGATGCACGTGATACGCAGCGCAGTGTGGCTCCACTCAAGCCGGCAGATGATGCCATAACGCTTGATACCACATGCCTGAGCATACCGGAAGTGGTTGATCGATTGACCGATCTACTTGCCCAGCGTGGCATGGCAAACGGCATTTGA